The proteins below come from a single Rosa rugosa chromosome 2, drRosRugo1.1, whole genome shotgun sequence genomic window:
- the LOC133729139 gene encoding probable disease resistance protein At4g27220 isoform X1 has translation MEFLSKIADYTIEPVVRLLGRQAGYVIHCKTNLQNLQAKVDELKAARQAVENKIAEAERKGEDIQPDVQLWLTKVGQITARTDELLNDEGQAQLKCFHGFCPNLTVRHQLSRKSTKLVQEVVEHHEKRGLISQVSCGILRKEVWSVTTGDYQAFQSRMSIVKEIMDSLKDSDIHRMGVCGIGGVGKTTLVKEVYKQASEDKELFDNVVILLDVKSNPDPEAIQKKIVEKLGMELLQTETIEGRASRLCAKIQGKKILIILDDVQEKIELEDMGVPRLPTCKILLTCRTREVLSLDMQANKVFQLDLLGKEETWSLFTRMAGDVVEQNGRVRDVAIQIAQKCGGLPLLVVTVASALKEKKKLQAWKDALRRLKNFDKEESTKKAYLALEWSYDQLDDKELKPIFLLCGMIVMRNDICLQDMLKYGMGLGLFKNISTVEEAQDSMDTFIEKLKDSCLLLDGETEGWVRMHDLVCDVAKWIARRDQYILSVEYRGELKEWPGKDFLKKCTKIFLPSSNIPTLPEIPLECPKLELFHLNSKDDSVVIPSNFFNEMQKLKVLDLTNMCMPSLPLSLQYLKTLQTLCLDLCTLGDITLLGQLSSLEILSLLKSDVEELPREIGQLTRLRLLDLSECSQLEVIAPTVISSLVKLEDLRMRNSFNKWEIEGEKGNASLSELKHLLQLSALEIHIPNADFLPANLFSHKLERYNIVIGDAWVKRHFWEKPMARTSLNTLKLKLTNNNIMGLDEGLKWLLKRSEDLSLDESVINIVQQMDTKDFENVKRLRLQNNIDFTYIINRKVVFPYLVTLEVHGCDNSRFLFSFSMAKSFILLKHLKISTCELLQEVVSSTRACGEENMDEMFSKLNTLELEALPNLARFGTGNYIEFLALEELKIDNCVKLVEFIGDKVATSSKDTRNCQEIEQRVLEEEENLDVKREIGVQYILFDKKVVFPNLVTLTVHGCDNLRFLFSFSMARSLVLLEDLKISSCEFLQEIVSSTRKCGEENMDDMFSKLNILELEALPNLARFGIANYIEFPALEELEIKDCVELVEFIGAKVATSSKDTRICTEIEQRVLEQEENLDVNSKTVVQYILFDKKVGFPSLERLSIDGARELKAIWHVQLARDSFRRLKQVDVQECNNLISLFPPSVMGRLNALETLKIWCCGSLEVIFELRGRSNVKEIQVDTSFPHDQLEHFDCQNLDSINIYKCHSLKQIFPASVARGLQNLTQLDVDKCDAIEEIVGEEEEKEGLETIPPHFVFPKVTSVKLKNLPQLTSFYPKTHASQCPLLVQLKVVRCDKVGIFAAEFSFSQKKPEMNHLMSQSPFFSINEDSFLYLEDLELSDMEIWNGPTPENPLVFGKLKSITFRGSRAPFSKQASVIFLQRLQNLEEIEIDNCSWEAIFVNQGISTGEEKHDDGVRSGGLPRVRILSLESMDELMHLGNDNSQSLLFPNLETLKVSLCTRLRSLESYAIFFRNLTTLTIFACDGLGYLTSYSVAKSLVQLTTLEVIRCDRIVVIVSSNGDDDADAAGNEIAFSRLQHLELTGLPSLQGFCSGNCTLKFPSSITLEVEDCPIKLKISPEGVLVTEIDHQFQQNRVDYDSDDDEEEDVEKAERNPEILSEGPAS, from the exons ATGGAGTTTCTTTCAAAGATTGCCGACTACACGATTGAACCTGTTGTACGTCTACTGGGACGCCAAGCGGGTTATGTAATTCACTGCAAAACCAATCTCCAAAATTTGCAAGCTAAAGTGGACGAATTGAAAGCAGCCAGACAGGCAGTAGAGAATAAGATTGCTGAAGCCGAAAGAAAAGGTGAAGACATTCAACCTGATGTCCAGTTGTGGCTGACAAAAGTGGGTCAGATCACTGCACGGACAGACGAATTGTTGAATGATGAAGGCCAAGCACAGCTGAAATGTTTCCATGGATTTTGTCCTAATCTTACTGTCCGTCATCAGCTAAGCAGGAAATCAACAAAGTTGGTACAGGAGGTTGTTGAACACCATGAAAAAAGAGGATTAATTTCCCAAGTTTCTTGCGGTATTCTCCGGAAAGAGGTATGGAGTGTAACGACCGGAGATTACCAGGCTTTTCAATCAAGGATGTCAATTGTGAAGGAAATCATGGATAGTCTGAAAGACTCCGATATTCATAGGATGGGGGTGTGTGGAATCGGAGGAGTTGGTAAAACCACATTGGTCAAAGAAGTTTACAAGCAAGCTTCAGAAGATAAAGAGTTATTTGATAATGTGGTGATCCTATTAGATGTGAAAAGTAATCCAGACCCGGAAGCAATTCAAAAGAAGATTGTTGAAAAGTTGGGCATGGAGCTTCTTCAAACTGAAACTATAGAAGGAAGAGCGAGTCGGCTATGTGCCAAGATACAGGGCAAAAAGATTCTTATCATTTTGGATGATGTTCAAGAAAAGATTGAGTTGGAGGATATGGGAGTTCCCCGTCTCCCAACTTGTAAAATTTTGTTGACATGCAGAACTCGAGAAGTTTTATCACTTGACATGCAGGCGAACAAAGTGTTTCAGCTTGATCTTTTAGGTAAAGAAGAGACATGGAGTTTGTTTACGAGGATGGCAGGAGATGTTGTTGAACAGAATGGTCGTGTGCGAGATGTAGCAATCCAAATAGCCCAAAAATGTGGAGGTTTGCCATTATTAGTTGTCACAGTTGCTAGTGctctaaaagagaaaaagaaattacaagCATGGAAAGATGCCTTGAGACGACTTAAAAATTTTGATAAAGAAGAGTCGACAAAAAAAGCATATTTGGCTTTGGAGTGGAGTTATGATCAACTGGATGACAAGGAGCTTAAACCAATATTCTTGCTCTGCGGAATGATAGTGATGCGGAACGATATTTGTTTGCAAGACATGCTGAAATATGGTATGGGTTTAGGCTTGTTTAAAAACATCTCTACGGTGGAAGAAGCACAGGATTCCATGGATACGTTTATCGAAAAACTAAAAGATTCTTGCTTGTTGCTAGACGGTGAAACTGAGGGATGGGTCAGAATGCATGATCTTGTATGTGATGTTGCTAAATGGATCGCACGCAGAGATCAATACATATTATCAGTAGAATATAGAGGTGAGTTGAAGGAATGGCCAGGAAAGGATTTCCTGAAAAAGTGCACTAAAATCTTTCTCCCAAGTAGCAATATTCCCACACTTCCTGAAATACCCTTGGAATGCCCAAAACTAGAATTGTTTCATTTGAACAGTAAAGATGACTCGGTGGTAATTCCATCGAACTTTTTTAATGAGATGCAGAAACTCAAAGTGCTGGATTTAACCAACATGTGTATGCCATCATTGCCTTTATCTCTTCAATACTTGAAGACGCTTCAAACGTTGTGCTTAGATCTATGCACTCTGGGAGATATAACTCTACTCGGGCAGCTAAGTAGCTTAGAAATTCTTAGCCTTTTAAAATCCGATGTTGAAGAACTGCCTAGAGAAATAGGGCAATTGACTCGTCTTCGGTTGTTGGATTTATCTGAGTGTTCACAACTTGAAGTGATCGCACCTACTGTCATATCAAGCTTGGTGAAATTGGAAGATTTGAGAATGAGAAACAGCTTTAACAAATGGGAGATAGAAGGTGAAAAAGGTAATGCAAGCCTTTCTGAGTTAAAGCATTTGTTACAGCTATCCGCATTAGAAATACATATTCCGAATGCTGACTTTCTTCCAGCAAACTTGTTCTCCCACAAGTTAGAGAGATATAATATTGTTATTGGAGATGCATGGGTTAAGAGACATTTTTGGGAGAAACCTATGGCTAGAACGAGCCTTAACACACTGAAACTCAAGCTCACTAACAACAATATTATGGGATTGGATGAAGGCCTAAAATGGTTGCTGAAGAGATCTGAGGACTTGTCCTTAGATGAGAGTGTTATTAATATTGTCCAGCAAATGGATACCAAAGATTTTGAGAATGTGAAACGTCTCCGACTCCAAAACAATATTGACTTTACATATATCATTAATAGAAAG GTTGTATTCCCATATCTAGTAACCTTGGAGGTGCATGGATGTGATAATTCAAGATTTCTGTTCTCATTTTCTATGGCTAAAAGTTTTATACTACTCAAACACCTGAAAATATCCACATGTGAACTTCTACAAGAGGTTGTATCATCCACAAGAGCATGCGGTGAAGAAAATATGGATGAAATGTTTTCTAAACTTAACACTTTGGAACTCGAAGCACTTCCAAACCTTGCTAGATTTGGTACAGGAAATTATATTGAATTTCTGGCCTTGGAAGAATTGAAGATAGATAATTGTGTTAAATTGGTGGAATTCATTGGTGATAAAGTTGCTACGAGTAGTAAAGATACTAGAAATTGCCAGGAAATTGAACAGAGGGTTTTGGAAGAGGAAGAAAACCTTGATGTTAAGAGAGAGATTGGTGTACAATATATCCTCTTTGACAAAAAG GTTGTATTCCCAAATTTAGTAACCTTGACAGTGCATGGATGCGATAATTTAAGATTTTTGTTCTCATTTTCTATGGCTAGAAGTCTTGTACTACTCGAAGACCTGAAAATATCCTCGTGTGAATTTCTGCAAGAGATTGTATCATCAACAAGAAAATGTGGTGAAGAAAATATGGATGACATGTTTTCTAAACTTAATATTTTGGAACTTGAAGCACTTCCAAACCTTGCTAGATTTGGCATAGCAAATTATATTGAATTTCCGGCCTTGGAAGAATTGGAGATAAAAGATTGTGTTGAATTGGTGGAATTCATTGGCGCTAAAGTTGCTACGAGTAGTAAAGATACAAGAATCTGCACGGAAATTGAACAGAGGGTCTTGGAACAGGAAGAAAACCTTGATGTTAACAGCAAGACTGTTGTACAATATATCCTCTTTGACAAAAAG GTTGGATTTCCTAGCTTGGAGAGATTGAGCATCGACGGGGCAAGGGAGTTGAAGGCAATATGGCATGTCCAACTTGCTCGAGACTCTTTTCGGAGACTCAAGCAAGTTGATGTTCAGGAATGCAACAATCTAATAAGTTTGTTTCCGCCTAGTGTCATGGGAAGATTGAATGCCCTGGAAACTTTGAAGATATGGTGCTGCGGATCACTAGAAGTGATATTTGAATTACGCGGAAGAAGTAACGTTAAAGAAATACAGGTCGACACATCATTCCCTCATGACCAATTGGAACATTTTGATTGTCAAAATCTTGATTCAATAAACATCTACAAGTGTCATAGTTTGAAACAGATTTTCCCAGCCTCAGTGGCCAGAGGTCTTCAAAACCTTACTCAGTTGGATGTGGACAAATGTGATGCAATTGAGGAAATTGTTGGTGAggaagaggaaaaagaaggTCTAGAAACAATACCTCCTCATTTTGTGTTCCCAAAAGTAACATCAGTGAAGTTGAAGAATCTGCCTCAACTTACGAGTTTCTATCCCAAAACACATGCTTCCCAGTGTCCATTACTTGTACAATTGAAAGTGGTGAGATGTGATAAAGTGGGAATATTTGCCGCAGAATTTTCATTCTCTCAAAAGAAACCTGAGATGAATCATCTAATGTCACAATCACCTTTCTTTTCAATCAACGAG GATTCATTCCTCTACTTGGAAGACTTAGAATTGAGTGACATGGAAATTTGGAATGGACCAACCCCGGAAAATCCGTTGGTGTTTGGTAAATTAAAATCAATTACCTTTCGTGGGAGTCGTGCACCTTTCTCCAAGCAAGCTTCAGTCATTTTCCTCCAGAGATTACAAAATCttgaagaaattgaaattgacaaTTGTTCTTGGGAAGCAATATTTGTCAATCAAGGAATTAGTACTGGGGAAGAAAAACATGATGATGGAGTTAGGAGTGGGGGCCTCCCGCGTGTAAGGATTTTGAGCCTCGAGAGTATGGACGAACTGATGCATCTAGGGAATGACAACTCCCAATCACTACtttttccaaatttggaaactcTTAAGGTGTCGCTCTGTACCAGATTAAGGAGTCTGGAGTCATATGCAATATTCTTCCGAAATCTAACAACTTTGACAATATTTGCTTGTGATGGATTGGGATATTTAACAAGTTATTCGGTGGCTAAAAGCTTAGTGCAACTCACGACATTGGAAGTGATCCGGTGTGATAGAATTGTAGTAATTGTCTCAAGCAACGGAGATGATGATGCTGATGCAGCAGGAAATGAGATCGCTTTCAGCCGCTTGCAGCATTTGGAGCTTACTGGTCTACCAAGTCTACAAGGCTTTTGCTCCGGAAATTGTACACTCAAATTCCCATCCTCCATAACCTTAGAAGTAGAAGACTGCCCCATCAAGTTGAAGATTTCCCCTGAAGGAGTTCTCGTGACAGAGATAGACCATCAATTTCAGCAAAACAGAGTTGACTATgatagtgatgatgatgaggaggaggatgtTGAAAAG GCTGAGAGAAATCCCGAAATATTATCAGAAGGGCCTGCTAGCTAG
- the LOC133729139 gene encoding disease resistance protein At4g27190-like isoform X2, translated as MEFLSKIADYTIEPVVRLLGRQAGYVIHCKTNLQNLQAKVDELKAARQAVENKIAEAERKGEDIQPDVQLWLTKVGQITARTDELLNDEGQAQLKCFHGFCPNLTVRHQLSRKSTKLVQEVVEHHEKRGLISQVSCGILRKEVWSVTTGDYQAFQSRMSIVKEIMDSLKDSDIHRMGVCGIGGVGKTTLVKEVYKQASEDKELFDNVVILLDVKSNPDPEAIQKKIVEKLGMELLQTETIEGRASRLCAKIQGKKILIILDDVQEKIELEDMGVPRLPTCKILLTCRTREVLSLDMQANKVFQLDLLGKEETWSLFTRMAGDVVEQNGRVRDVAIQIAQKCGGLPLLVVTVASALKEKKKLQAWKDALRRLKNFDKEESTKKAYLALEWSYDQLDDKELKPIFLLCGMIVMRNDICLQDMLKYGMGLGLFKNISTVEEAQDSMDTFIEKLKDSCLLLDGETEGWVRMHDLVCDVAKWIARRDQYILSVEYRGELKEWPGKDFLKKCTKIFLPSSNIPTLPEIPLECPKLELFHLNSKDDSVVIPSNFFNEMQKLKVLDLTNMCMPSLPLSLQYLKTLQTLCLDLCTLGDITLLGQLSSLEILSLLKSDVEELPREIGQLTRLRLLDLSECSQLEVIAPTVISSLVKLEDLRMRNSFNKWEIEGEKGNASLSELKHLLQLSALEIHIPNADFLPANLFSHKLERYNIVIGDAWVKRHFWEKPMARTSLNTLKLKLTNNNIMGLDEGLKWLLKRSEDLSLDESVINIVQQMDTKDFENVKRLRLQNNIDFTYIINRKVVFPNLVTLTVHGCDNLRFLFSFSMARSLVLLEDLKISSCEFLQEIVSSTRKCGEENMDDMFSKLNILELEALPNLARFGIANYIEFPALEELEIKDCVELVEFIGAKVATSSKDTRICTEIEQRVLEQEENLDVNSKTVVQYILFDKKVGFPSLERLSIDGARELKAIWHVQLARDSFRRLKQVDVQECNNLISLFPPSVMGRLNALETLKIWCCGSLEVIFELRGRSNVKEIQVDTSFPHDQLEHFDCQNLDSINIYKCHSLKQIFPASVARGLQNLTQLDVDKCDAIEEIVGEEEEKEGLETIPPHFVFPKVTSVKLKNLPQLTSFYPKTHASQCPLLVQLKVVRCDKVGIFAAEFSFSQKKPEMNHLMSQSPFFSINEDSFLYLEDLELSDMEIWNGPTPENPLVFGKLKSITFRGSRAPFSKQASVIFLQRLQNLEEIEIDNCSWEAIFVNQGISTGEEKHDDGVRSGGLPRVRILSLESMDELMHLGNDNSQSLLFPNLETLKVSLCTRLRSLESYAIFFRNLTTLTIFACDGLGYLTSYSVAKSLVQLTTLEVIRCDRIVVIVSSNGDDDADAAGNEIAFSRLQHLELTGLPSLQGFCSGNCTLKFPSSITLEVEDCPIKLKISPEGVLVTEIDHQFQQNRVDYDSDDDEEEDVEKAERNPEILSEGPAS; from the exons ATGGAGTTTCTTTCAAAGATTGCCGACTACACGATTGAACCTGTTGTACGTCTACTGGGACGCCAAGCGGGTTATGTAATTCACTGCAAAACCAATCTCCAAAATTTGCAAGCTAAAGTGGACGAATTGAAAGCAGCCAGACAGGCAGTAGAGAATAAGATTGCTGAAGCCGAAAGAAAAGGTGAAGACATTCAACCTGATGTCCAGTTGTGGCTGACAAAAGTGGGTCAGATCACTGCACGGACAGACGAATTGTTGAATGATGAAGGCCAAGCACAGCTGAAATGTTTCCATGGATTTTGTCCTAATCTTACTGTCCGTCATCAGCTAAGCAGGAAATCAACAAAGTTGGTACAGGAGGTTGTTGAACACCATGAAAAAAGAGGATTAATTTCCCAAGTTTCTTGCGGTATTCTCCGGAAAGAGGTATGGAGTGTAACGACCGGAGATTACCAGGCTTTTCAATCAAGGATGTCAATTGTGAAGGAAATCATGGATAGTCTGAAAGACTCCGATATTCATAGGATGGGGGTGTGTGGAATCGGAGGAGTTGGTAAAACCACATTGGTCAAAGAAGTTTACAAGCAAGCTTCAGAAGATAAAGAGTTATTTGATAATGTGGTGATCCTATTAGATGTGAAAAGTAATCCAGACCCGGAAGCAATTCAAAAGAAGATTGTTGAAAAGTTGGGCATGGAGCTTCTTCAAACTGAAACTATAGAAGGAAGAGCGAGTCGGCTATGTGCCAAGATACAGGGCAAAAAGATTCTTATCATTTTGGATGATGTTCAAGAAAAGATTGAGTTGGAGGATATGGGAGTTCCCCGTCTCCCAACTTGTAAAATTTTGTTGACATGCAGAACTCGAGAAGTTTTATCACTTGACATGCAGGCGAACAAAGTGTTTCAGCTTGATCTTTTAGGTAAAGAAGAGACATGGAGTTTGTTTACGAGGATGGCAGGAGATGTTGTTGAACAGAATGGTCGTGTGCGAGATGTAGCAATCCAAATAGCCCAAAAATGTGGAGGTTTGCCATTATTAGTTGTCACAGTTGCTAGTGctctaaaagagaaaaagaaattacaagCATGGAAAGATGCCTTGAGACGACTTAAAAATTTTGATAAAGAAGAGTCGACAAAAAAAGCATATTTGGCTTTGGAGTGGAGTTATGATCAACTGGATGACAAGGAGCTTAAACCAATATTCTTGCTCTGCGGAATGATAGTGATGCGGAACGATATTTGTTTGCAAGACATGCTGAAATATGGTATGGGTTTAGGCTTGTTTAAAAACATCTCTACGGTGGAAGAAGCACAGGATTCCATGGATACGTTTATCGAAAAACTAAAAGATTCTTGCTTGTTGCTAGACGGTGAAACTGAGGGATGGGTCAGAATGCATGATCTTGTATGTGATGTTGCTAAATGGATCGCACGCAGAGATCAATACATATTATCAGTAGAATATAGAGGTGAGTTGAAGGAATGGCCAGGAAAGGATTTCCTGAAAAAGTGCACTAAAATCTTTCTCCCAAGTAGCAATATTCCCACACTTCCTGAAATACCCTTGGAATGCCCAAAACTAGAATTGTTTCATTTGAACAGTAAAGATGACTCGGTGGTAATTCCATCGAACTTTTTTAATGAGATGCAGAAACTCAAAGTGCTGGATTTAACCAACATGTGTATGCCATCATTGCCTTTATCTCTTCAATACTTGAAGACGCTTCAAACGTTGTGCTTAGATCTATGCACTCTGGGAGATATAACTCTACTCGGGCAGCTAAGTAGCTTAGAAATTCTTAGCCTTTTAAAATCCGATGTTGAAGAACTGCCTAGAGAAATAGGGCAATTGACTCGTCTTCGGTTGTTGGATTTATCTGAGTGTTCACAACTTGAAGTGATCGCACCTACTGTCATATCAAGCTTGGTGAAATTGGAAGATTTGAGAATGAGAAACAGCTTTAACAAATGGGAGATAGAAGGTGAAAAAGGTAATGCAAGCCTTTCTGAGTTAAAGCATTTGTTACAGCTATCCGCATTAGAAATACATATTCCGAATGCTGACTTTCTTCCAGCAAACTTGTTCTCCCACAAGTTAGAGAGATATAATATTGTTATTGGAGATGCATGGGTTAAGAGACATTTTTGGGAGAAACCTATGGCTAGAACGAGCCTTAACACACTGAAACTCAAGCTCACTAACAACAATATTATGGGATTGGATGAAGGCCTAAAATGGTTGCTGAAGAGATCTGAGGACTTGTCCTTAGATGAGAGTGTTATTAATATTGTCCAGCAAATGGATACCAAAGATTTTGAGAATGTGAAACGTCTCCGACTCCAAAACAATATTGACTTTACATATATCATTAATAGAAAG GTTGTATTCCCAAATTTAGTAACCTTGACAGTGCATGGATGCGATAATTTAAGATTTTTGTTCTCATTTTCTATGGCTAGAAGTCTTGTACTACTCGAAGACCTGAAAATATCCTCGTGTGAATTTCTGCAAGAGATTGTATCATCAACAAGAAAATGTGGTGAAGAAAATATGGATGACATGTTTTCTAAACTTAATATTTTGGAACTTGAAGCACTTCCAAACCTTGCTAGATTTGGCATAGCAAATTATATTGAATTTCCGGCCTTGGAAGAATTGGAGATAAAAGATTGTGTTGAATTGGTGGAATTCATTGGCGCTAAAGTTGCTACGAGTAGTAAAGATACAAGAATCTGCACGGAAATTGAACAGAGGGTCTTGGAACAGGAAGAAAACCTTGATGTTAACAGCAAGACTGTTGTACAATATATCCTCTTTGACAAAAAG GTTGGATTTCCTAGCTTGGAGAGATTGAGCATCGACGGGGCAAGGGAGTTGAAGGCAATATGGCATGTCCAACTTGCTCGAGACTCTTTTCGGAGACTCAAGCAAGTTGATGTTCAGGAATGCAACAATCTAATAAGTTTGTTTCCGCCTAGTGTCATGGGAAGATTGAATGCCCTGGAAACTTTGAAGATATGGTGCTGCGGATCACTAGAAGTGATATTTGAATTACGCGGAAGAAGTAACGTTAAAGAAATACAGGTCGACACATCATTCCCTCATGACCAATTGGAACATTTTGATTGTCAAAATCTTGATTCAATAAACATCTACAAGTGTCATAGTTTGAAACAGATTTTCCCAGCCTCAGTGGCCAGAGGTCTTCAAAACCTTACTCAGTTGGATGTGGACAAATGTGATGCAATTGAGGAAATTGTTGGTGAggaagaggaaaaagaaggTCTAGAAACAATACCTCCTCATTTTGTGTTCCCAAAAGTAACATCAGTGAAGTTGAAGAATCTGCCTCAACTTACGAGTTTCTATCCCAAAACACATGCTTCCCAGTGTCCATTACTTGTACAATTGAAAGTGGTGAGATGTGATAAAGTGGGAATATTTGCCGCAGAATTTTCATTCTCTCAAAAGAAACCTGAGATGAATCATCTAATGTCACAATCACCTTTCTTTTCAATCAACGAG GATTCATTCCTCTACTTGGAAGACTTAGAATTGAGTGACATGGAAATTTGGAATGGACCAACCCCGGAAAATCCGTTGGTGTTTGGTAAATTAAAATCAATTACCTTTCGTGGGAGTCGTGCACCTTTCTCCAAGCAAGCTTCAGTCATTTTCCTCCAGAGATTACAAAATCttgaagaaattgaaattgacaaTTGTTCTTGGGAAGCAATATTTGTCAATCAAGGAATTAGTACTGGGGAAGAAAAACATGATGATGGAGTTAGGAGTGGGGGCCTCCCGCGTGTAAGGATTTTGAGCCTCGAGAGTATGGACGAACTGATGCATCTAGGGAATGACAACTCCCAATCACTACtttttccaaatttggaaactcTTAAGGTGTCGCTCTGTACCAGATTAAGGAGTCTGGAGTCATATGCAATATTCTTCCGAAATCTAACAACTTTGACAATATTTGCTTGTGATGGATTGGGATATTTAACAAGTTATTCGGTGGCTAAAAGCTTAGTGCAACTCACGACATTGGAAGTGATCCGGTGTGATAGAATTGTAGTAATTGTCTCAAGCAACGGAGATGATGATGCTGATGCAGCAGGAAATGAGATCGCTTTCAGCCGCTTGCAGCATTTGGAGCTTACTGGTCTACCAAGTCTACAAGGCTTTTGCTCCGGAAATTGTACACTCAAATTCCCATCCTCCATAACCTTAGAAGTAGAAGACTGCCCCATCAAGTTGAAGATTTCCCCTGAAGGAGTTCTCGTGACAGAGATAGACCATCAATTTCAGCAAAACAGAGTTGACTATgatagtgatgatgatgaggaggaggatgtTGAAAAG GCTGAGAGAAATCCCGAAATATTATCAGAAGGGCCTGCTAGCTAG